In Sorghum bicolor cultivar BTx623 chromosome 10, Sorghum_bicolor_NCBIv3, whole genome shotgun sequence, one genomic interval encodes:
- the LOC110431220 gene encoding protease Do-like 9 codes for MDSHGNASGGKRKGKRGRKPKPPVPAPASPDNDHNHNHHNHHAAPSSSPLSTAAVAASDSPPDPEPASSSPAPRRRGRKSRRIRNGPPASEVDAAHGASPSPPPRARGGPKAAAPNGEMVEVQVPAAAVEPLRWDQVVKVVPSMDAVVKVFCVHTEPNFSLPWQRKRQYSSSSSGFIIGGRRVLTNAHSVEHYTQVKLKKRGSDTKYLATVLAIGTECDIAMLTVEDDEFWKGVSPVEFGSLPALQDAVTVVGYPIGGDTISVTSGVVSRIEILSYVHGSTELLGLQIDAAINSGNSGGPAFNDKGKCVGIAFQSLKHEDAENIGYVIPTPVINHFIEDYHKSGEYTGFPILGIEWQKMENPDLRKAMGMKANQKGVRIRRIEPTAPESGCLQPSDIVLSFDGIDIANDGTVPFRHGERIGFSYLVSQKYTGEKARVKVLRNSKIHEFNIKLATHKRLIPAHIKGRPPSYYIVAGFVFMVVSVPYLRSEYGKDYEYDAPVKLLDKHLHAMAQSSDEQLVVVSQVLVADINIGYEDIVNLQVLAFNGTPVKNLKHLATMVEECNEAFLKFDMDYDQLVVLETKTAKAATQDILTTHCIPSAVSEDLKS; via the exons ATGGACAGCCACGGCAACGCCTCTGGCGGCAAGCGCAAGGGCAAGCGCGGCCGCAAGCCGAAGCCGCCGGTACCCGCACCCGCCTCACCCGACAACGACCACAACCACAACCACCACAATCACCACGCCGCACCGTCCTCCTCGCCGCTCTCCACGGCCGCCGTGGCGGCGTCAGACTCCCCCCCGGACCCGGAGCCGGCGTCATCCTCCCCGGCTCCGCGCCGCCGGGGCCGCAAGTCCCGCCGCATCCGCAACGGGCCCCCGGCCTCCGAGGTCGACGCCGCCCACGGCGcctcgccctcgcctccgccgcgGGCGCGGGGCGGGCCCAAGGCGGCCGCGCCCAACGGCGAGATGGTGGAGGTTCAGGTCcccgcggcggcggtggagccCCTGCGCTGGGACCAGGTGGTGAAGGTGGTACCGTCGATGGACGCCGTGGTGAAGGTGTTCTGCGTCCACACCGAGCCCAACTTCTCCCTGCCGTGGCAGCGGAAGCGGCAGTACAGCTCCAGCAGCAGCGGGTTTATCATTGGGGGACGCAGGGTGCTCACCAACGCCCACTCGGTTGAGCATTACACACAGGTCAAGCTCAAGAAGCGTGGCTCCGACACCAAGTACCTTGCGACTGTCCTTGCCATAGGCACCGAGTGTGACATTG CAATGTTGACTGTGGAGGATGATGAATTCTGGAAAGGTGTTTCACCTGTAGAGTTTGGGTCGCTGCCAGCACTCCAGGATGCCGTCACTGTTGTTGGTTACCCAATTGGAGGCGATACTATCTCAGTGACTAGTGGTGTAGTTTCTAGGATAGAAATACTGTCATATGTTCATGGTTCTACAGAGCTTCTTGGGTTACAG ATAGATGCAGCTATAAATTCAGGGAACTCAGGGGGCCCTGCTTTCAATGATAAGGGAAAATGTGTTGGTATAGCTTTTCAATCTCTGAAACATGAAGATGCAGAGAACATAGGCTACGTTATACCCACCCCAGTTATTAACCACTTCATTGAAGACTACCACAAATCTGGAGAATACACAG GTTTCCCTATACTTGGAATAGAATGGCAAAAAATGGAAAATCCTGATCTCCGCAAGGCAATGGGAATGAAAGCTAACCAAAAGGGTGTTCGGATACGAAGGATTGAGCCAACTGCTCCTGAATCTGGATGCCTCCAACCTTCTGATATCGTCCTTAGCTTTGATGGTATTGATATTGCCAATGATGGTACAG TTCCTTTTAGGCATGGTGAGCGCATTGGATTCAGCTACCTTGTTTCTCAAAAGTATACTGGTGAGAAGGCACGTGTGAAAGTACTTCGCAACTCAAAAATCCATGAATTTAACATAAAGCTGGCAACCCACAAAAGACTCATTCCAGCTCATATCAAGGGAAGGCCACCGTCATATTACATTGTTGCTGGCTTTGTTTTTATGGTCGTGTCTGTTCCATATCTTCGATCTGAG TATGGAAAAGACTATGAATATGATGCCCCGGTCAAGTTGTTGGACAAGCATTTGCATGCAATGGCGCAATCATCTGATGAGCAGCTTGTGGTGGTGTCACAG GTGCTTGTGGCAGATATAAACATTGGTTATGAAGATATAGTCAACCTTCAG GTTCTTGCCTTCAATGGCACACCGGTTAAAAACTTGAAGCACCTAGCGACCATGGTGGAAGAGTGCAATGAGGCATTCCTGAAGTTTGATATGGACTACGATCAG TTGGTTGTCCTGGAGACGAAAACTGCAAAGGCTGCAACTCAAGATATTCTGACAACACATTGTATACCTTCGGCTGTCTCAGAAGACCTGAAGAGCTGA